The Anolis sagrei isolate rAnoSag1 chromosome 6, rAnoSag1.mat, whole genome shotgun sequence genome includes the window TTCAGTTCCCTTCAACTTCTGATACTTTCCCAGAAGCTACTAAATGGGTTTCCCCCCACTATTGATGCTACACACTTAAGAGTCTTCATGTAAtgcagtataaatatgtgagaagaagccacagggcggagggtgcaagcttgttttctgcttccctggagactaggacgcgaaacaatggcttcaaactacaagaaaggagattccatctgaacatgaggaagaacttcctgactttgagagccgttcagcagtggaactctctgccccggagtgtggtggaggctccttctttggaagcttttaaacagaggctagatggccatctgtcaggggtgatttgaatgcaatattcctgcttcttggcagggggttggactggatggcccatgaggtctcctccaattctttgattctatgattctattattctagtgaATATACTAAATATTAATTCAGTATTGACATTAAACAAAGACTACTCTTTCTTAAGGAATATTTAAATCACTAAATTCTTTTAAAGTATGAAATAGATACATTAAATTGTATTACTTTCAATTAATCACAAAGTGCTTGGTCTTCTACTTTACAATACAAATTTTTGTTTAATAGCACTGATTCtgtgttcaatttttttttcatgccaggagcaacttgagaaactgcaagtcgcttctggtgttagagaactggccatctgtaagaatgcctggatgttttacatgtgggaggcttctttcatgtccctgcacgggaagctggagatgacagactggagctcaccccactccccggattctaaccacgacctttcagtcagcagtcctgctggcacaagggtttaacccattttacAATAGAAATAGTTGTTTAATAGCACTGGTTCTGTGTTCagtgaaataattttatttattttatcaaaattgtatggttttatttattaaatCCCTCACAACCTTATGAAGTAGGCTATTATGGGATTGTCTAAATGTCCTGAGGAGGGTTTCAGAGATACAAACATCTACTTGCTCCTTGTGGAACATTTTGCCCTTTAaaaatttcctttattttctaaTGAAAGTAAACAATAAATGCATCAGATATCAATCTTAACTGATTTACTTAACTAGGATCTAAAACATTTTCTAGTTAATAAATTTGCATATCAGGATTTAAACCTATTTTCTGTGGTTACTCCCATACTttagaactccctcccaaggaAAGCTAGGATTActcttttgctttatttatttcttgtcaaAAGCATTGAATAAAGCTGTATAAAGCTGacaaaatagagggagaagaagcggctaaatagttttagacaaTAAATAGGCAAAAGcctattgtctgtagctttaagcaattagaacaaacaactcagcatctgtatgcctgcccacaatgtcctgcatgaggcagggcattgtgggcaagcatacagatgctgagttgtgttctgctctacagtcacacaaggtggagcaGAACAAAAACATTGCTTTACAGCTCTTTTGCTGTTGACTTTTAAGAAGTAGGTTGAGACCCTTCTTTTGCAGCAAGCCTTTGGAAATAGATTTTAACAAGTAAAAGACTTCTTACAGTGCTGTGCtgtatttaatctttttttaagttgaattttaaACACACAGTTGTAATCCCCATATACTGCATCTGTGGATACACTAAAGATTAATTCCAGGTGTTTAAATACTGTTTAAATTTGTATGTTGTAACCATATgcattgttattgtatttttttacctttattgtatttttttacttttttgcctTCAGTCCCAGTCTGGGAGAGAGCTGGCatacaaataaagaaatgaaTAGATGATGGATAGATTTTTCGGATATTGTGTTTGTGTTTAATAGTTTTTGAAAGCTAGATAGATAAATATTAGAATGATAAAATATAAGCTATTTTTCTATATTGAGAAAACATGTTTGCATGGAATGAACTAGGTTTGTCTATGAAGGAGACTTCTacactgtttttaactatgattGTGTTTTCAGCAGCTGCATTCCATCGCAAACAATAATTTGATGTTTCAGCAGCTAataatatttcatagaatcaaatatGCTATTATTATAAGAGTTTCCTGCTGCtgaaatttaaaatacagtttcatAATACTTATATCCAAAGCAAAACTTTGACATAATTGtccagaaagaaacagaaaataataataaataaatcatacttTTAGTGTAAGTCCTACAACAGTAGTGTCCCCAAAACATAATTTGTTAAAATTTGGTGAGAATCAATGTGTAATCTCTAGAGAGGCCAGAAAGCTTGTATGAATATAGTTGAATGGATTGTGGCTGTATTGTTGATCTAAACAGGAAGTGCTTATAGTTTGATTactgtttttttcttcctttacttACCAGGTAAATTTTAGCTTCCGAATCCTCGTAATGAAAAGTGATAATAATGCATGGGTATTATCATCCAAGATTAAAACAATTGGTAAGTATTCTAGAGGGAATGAACAGGTGTTATGGTGAAAGTAGAATGGGCATGGAATAGTCTAATCCTctgctcagtgcaggatctccagGTAGAGCATCTTTAAATAAATACCGTAAAGAACGCTTTCTTATTGCCCTCTAGTTAGGCTCATAACTTCAATTCTGACTTCTCTGCTTAGGAAGTCCAGCTTTTAGTGTTCCAGTAACCTTAACTTACAACATTCTTGTTTAGCTTCACAGAAACTTAAATATCAGCAACATTTTAACAACATAACTTTATGCCACTTAGTACTTTTGTCCTCAGACTATTTTCAGCCCAACTCAGGACTGAACGACACCGACCTGGTATCCCAGGGCAAACCGGTGTGTTGGCTTCCAAATAAGCTCAAAGATTGTGAGCTATAAATAGATAATGGAATAAAGTTCCGTTTATTTTAATAATCTGTTTTAAAGAGTCTAGATTTCATAAGAAAATAATAGTTTCGATTAGTGCTATGAGGTGAAAACAGATGAAAACATGTATTAATATGCATAAAATTGCTATTGTTGGTAATAGTATTTAGTTGACTATATTTCATCTTAAGTAGAAAGcattaattttaaactcatgtcatgtagtttggtctctgtcctgtatgattaatgtgtattttacataAATGTTTTGATCTGTATCTTTTATGAACtgaattttaatttgtatttgtagaatttttatatagtatttgtgtgtttttaactgtgctgtgacccacctcAAGCCGGCAAGTATTTAATaaggtttaatgttttatcagggaagggtaaattttgatgttttatagtgTATTTTATCaatggtattgaattgttgccaacactgtgaactgccatgagtccccttcagggttgagaacagctatatacaaataccacaaaaataaattattattattattatttctttatcctTGCTATAATTGTATTTTCCtcgttgtttctttttttctcaggCCTCCTCCTATTCCGAGTACTGTTTAAAGGGAGattgcttccctctccttcccctttaCCATTACTTAGTTTTAAGGTTTTCTGGCTTTAAGGCTACAGTTTTCAAGCACCACTATAACAACCATACCTAACCTAGGTGcttccagttgttttgaactATGAACCCCATAATCCCCTATATTGGGGTTGATATGAGTTCAAAAAAGGCTGTGAGAGCAAAGGCCTGTGAACTTGGAGGGATTATGTTCATGGTTGAGCTTGCGTTTGAGTTGTAATAATGACTGACCTGATACCTTTCTATGATTAATCTGAAGGCGTAACTGGAAAATACTTATCCAAGATGGAGGCTAGTCTGCCAATATGTTTTCTTGGAGATATAGTATACATCAGGTATCAACATCCTGGTGGGGATTCTCCAGAAGTCACAAGCTCAGTTAAGATCTTTGTGGAAGAAGATTTGTCATCTATTAGCAATCAGCAACATACTGGAGAAAAACCTCAGGAAGAACACACTTCAGTTCAGTTTCCAACAAGAGTAAGAGCAGCAAGATCTTCTCCATCCCATGGAAGACGGCCAAGAAGCACAAGATCAGCTCATCTAAGGCGCAGAAAGATGGTAACATTTGTAGATGATGAGGGACCATTTTCAGACAAAACTCTCCGAAGAGGTAATGGCAGGAATTTTTCTAACAAATTTTTGCAAAGTTTCAACAATTTACTACATTGTTAATTTGGGGTGAGTGGGGAATCTTGGGGTTTGCAATGTCTAGTTGTTACTTTTGCTATGAGGTAGCCCATTTGTTAATGGCTCTTTTACAAATTCTACAGTCTGATTAAGCAgttgttcccaatctgtggtccacggaccaccagtggtccgcaagaaccaaaatatggtctgtgacctcactgttactacaccattgcaacaagagtgactgatcTCGCAAAACCcgagggcaagcagatggcgactactggatggcatatgatctatatcagaaactagagctgatgtggtctatccaatacacttctctgaaacagcaccccaagtaaccaaaccaaatctaaagttgaccaaaaaatgattcgtaacacttttggtactaatgttggagagtggtccttggtcaaagtggtccctgttcaagtggcccctggccaagtggtggtccctggtaaaaaaaaagattgggaaccactggattaatggCTAAAGATGGTAGGATTTGTAATTCAGAGTCCAAAAACTGCCAAATTGTGGCATGGGATTTCACAAGCCATTCAATTAAGATTTATTAAGAATAATCTAAATTTACCTTCTTTTCATTTATTCTTCAAACACCATGGCTTGTTAGTCTGGATTGGAACGGGTTAAGAAGTTACATTAAGTAAGTTACATTACAGAATTGAAGTGCAGCAATAAGTGTTTATAAAGATCACCAGATGAATTAGGGGTGGGTGATTCTGAATCAGAATCTCTGTAATTGTAATAGCTACCCAATAATTTCAAGTccattgttgttttctttgtatCTTCCAagtccaaaacaaaaaaataataatttggggAACAAATAGAGTGATATTTGTACTGCTCCTCTAGCTTTCCTCAGGAAAATATATCTCATGTTGACAATTCATCTGAGCTTCACTGTTGGTATAATCTGCATGTTCATCTACTGGTAAGTACATCTAAGTTTGATTTATTGGGGCAGTGCTTGAATGCTTCTCTAGTACTTTAATTCCAGAAGTAGAAGCAAAACCTGTGCCACTACATATAGATTTAGTAGCTCTGAGGTGATTTTTCAAAAGTAATACAATCATGGCAAATACTGAAAGTTGACAAATACTGGACCTAGGACCACTCtccaatttgtttttatttttactgtCATTTCTCCATCATAGTCATCATGGCTTTTGAATTGTGCTACACATTTCTTATGAGATTGGCAGGAAAGAGAAGAGCCCAAAGAAGGGGGTGTGTGGTGCAGATCAATGCCTCAGGAGTACAAGGATTGGAAGGGAAAGCCTGTATCCCCCAGGCTTGTCTCTCTTCCCAGATCAATGACTTCTGTCTACTCAGGagtagcaggattcaaagggaaaGTCTATCCCCAAGGGATATTTTTGTAATTTAGTGGGAGGGAACCTCACTCACTCTTGTGATAGATTCGAAAATCAATGATTTcaggagaaaaggcaagaaagaacaatGTATGATGGGCTCTGAGAAATTATACGATTTGATTTCTAATGCATCAGGatttagtaaggtaaaggtttcatcttgacattaagtctagttgtttctgactggggatagtgctcatctacatttctaagccaaagagctggcattgtccatagacaccatcaagctcatgtggccagcatggctgaatggagcgctgttaccttcctgctggagcggtacctattgatttactcacatatgcatgttttggaactgctaggttgttagaagctggggctaacagctggagctcatcctggtccctggattcaaactgccaacctttcggtcagcaagttctgcagctaagtggtttaacctgctgcgctaccaggggcaACGGGACATAATTTCACTTATATATGACGCTCCCCACCCCATAGGATAACATCTTTAGTCACTCCAGGACCATGTCCAGTGCTTTAATTACTTTGGAAGAGTGACTGGCTGTTCCCCATTGGTGACATCTTTCCATTCTTGCTCGAGTAGACATGAGTTAACTAAACCTGAGAGAAGTgataagtgtgtatgtgtgtgtttacctCCTGCTTTTTGTGACAAATAGTTCAATGAGTAAAAGTCTTAATCCCAAATCACACAAGTCTTTTACCATAGTAGCACAGGAAGCCAGACCATTGGTCCAGCCTGCTTTCTATTTCCAACTTTGACATCAGCTCTGTAGCATTTCAGACAAGATCATTTCCTAGCCAGAGATTCCTTTAAACAACAAACAGAATAAACAAAGAAGACTAGAAACACTTTGTAGCAACCTGACTCATTGGCACTATTATCCAAAAGCCTTCCTAAAAGTTGAGACATCCAGTTAAAAACAATCCGACACACTTTCCTAAACTGACACAGTTCATTTATCAACAGGGTAATATATTAGAACAGTGCCATGTGGATCTGCCCTCCCCTAATAAGGATAAGAAGAATGAGGTCTGCCCATGAGATTCACAAATACTTAAGCCGTGATTCCTTTGGCTGCACAGGTACGAGTAAATGTTTAACTCAGACCTTGCTCCTAAATAGAATCAGGTACCACCGTATTAACTTGAACTCACCTGATTTCAGAAGCTATACAAAGTTGCACAGAGCTAGCTTAGCATAATAGTTTGAGCTTTGaattatgactctgaagaccagggttcaaatcctcactaggccatggaaacccattgggtgacattGGTCAAGTTgtgttctctcagcctcagagaaaggcaaagacaacTGCAACCCTCCTGTGAATAATCTTACCAATAAACTCTCATGACATgatcaccttagggttgccataagttggaaactctTGGAGGCACATAGCAACAAGTAGGGCCAGGGCTAGTTAATGCTTGAACATAAGACCAGTAGGGAATGTTGTGGTGTATCATCAGAACTCAAGAGCTAGGAcagatagaaaaaaaattaaatagtactCATCTCTCTAAATTAGAGATTTTTCTGCCTTTCCcacttctctttttccctcctagGAAATACCTTACAATATGGGTACGTAGGCGGCCATGGTTTTGTTATGCCCTCTTGTAAGTATCAGTTATCAGTTAAATCAGTAATTTTCCTTACCATTTCATATTATACTAACATATATTATCAATATATAATAAGAAAAGTATTTCTAATACTGTGAAAGAAAATTGCACATTTGATATTAGACAAGTAACTATAGCTAACATATATTCAACACAATCATTCAGTGTTTAATTTGTCAGTTCAATAGTTAACAGCATTTCTGATATTTTATCCTATGATTGTTCTAAGAAtggtataattaatatattaaatgaATATATCAGGTCCAGTTGTGATTTTTAAATAAGATGTTAGCTGTCTTTTTGATACATGAAATCAGTACAGGCCAGGATGAAACAGGATGTCTCCAAGTATATTATAGTACTTTTCCAATCATTACATTTTCTTTCTGGTTGATAGTTGCACCACATATGAAAGTAAACCACACATTTTGTCAACACTTCTAACAACTTAGGTTGTAATTATtgctttccccctcttcccccccccctttttttctttttcttttttagacCAGCAATCTTGATACTGGCTATTGCTTTAGCCTGTTGTGATCAGGCCCGCAGAAGATTCCCACTTAATATAATTTTGTTATCAATGTTTGTAAGTATTCGTTCAAAATAATGTTCAGGTTAGGAAAGCTAATTTTACTAATCACTGTTATAAGTACTCAACTTCATATGCAGCAGAGATATATTAATTGTCTAGCTGTTTTCCCTCTAAGAAGTGCCTCAAGTCTGGAAATAAATTGGATCTTTCTGCCCAAATTTCTGCCAAATGTCAAGTTGAAATGAGCACTGTGAACATCCATCAGTACTGTATGTTCTGTAGTATGGGAAAGTATTGTAGATTATGAAAGTGAAGGCTACCAACTTACTTCTCTCAGTGAAGTAATTTATTTCAAGTCTGGAAATAAATTGGACCTTTCTGCCAAATTTCTGCCAAATGTCAAGTTGAAATGAGCATTGTGAACATCCATCAGTACTGTATGTTCTGTAGTATGGGAAAGTATTGTAGATTATGAAAGTGAAGACTACCAACTTACTTCTCTCAGTGTTATATGTTCTGTAGGGTCGTTTATGACAATTTTCATATTGTGATTAATTCGGACCATGGATAAGAGAATCCATGCCTAGTGAGCGTATGCTAAACCAGATAGGCCAGGACAAACCAACTCATcaagttgaagacaagccacagaggtttattatgatttggccaaaaaggatgcaagtacagaAGATTGCtacaaatgtacaagcataagaATACAGAAAAATACAAGACATTCAATatacagctattcagacttcccactccctcccctgattggccgGAAAAGAGACTCGCTAGGATCTATGCTGGGATTGGCTGGGATGGAGAATGAAGGACCAGTCAGCTGCAGAGATGCCCCCTGGGAAGGCAAGGTCCAGGAAAAACAAATGGTAAAAATATGTTGATGAGCTTCTGGTGAGCTGAAGTGCCTAGTTCTGTGCCAAACAAAGATAAGAgcttcagaaagcaaagatgcagGGCTCCTGAAACAAAAGGTGATGATCTTGGGGAATCAAAGGCTTGGGTGTTAATGAAGAGGTTTAACACATGCCCATAGTCTAAGCCTCTGTTTCTACAGGTAGCAATCTCTGAGCTTCAAGTGAACCATGTAGCTAGACAAACAGGTTTGGGTTTATCTGGGCTGACAGCAAAGTCACCCGTCTCTGCATATACATAAGCAATAGGCTTGATTATCTCAGCTTGGGAAATAACCAGAGGGATTTGCCCATCCTTCCTGCTCAGGAAATCTCTCCGCAGGGTTACAAAAAGGTGAATGTCTGTAGGCCACATATTGCTACATTTTATAATGAagtttatacaatatatatactaatatatatatattgttgttcattcgttcagtcgtctccgactcttcgtgacctcatggaccagcctacgccagagctccctgtcggccgttaccacccccagctccctcaaggtcagtccagtcacttcaaggatgccatccatccatcttgcccttggtcggcccctcttccttttgccttccactttccccagcataattgtcttctctaggctttcctgtctcctcatgatgtggccaaagtacttcaactttgtctctagtatctttccctccagtgagcagtcgggctttatttcctggaggatggactggttggatcttctcgcagtccaaggcactctcagcactttcctccagcaccacagctcaaaagcatcgatcttccttcgctcagccttccctaaggtccagctctcacatccgtaggtgactacagggaataccatggctttgactaggcggatctttgttgccagtctgatgtctctactctttactattttatcgagactggacattgctctcctcccaagaagtaagcgtcttctgatttcctggccacagtctgcatctgcagtaatctttgcacctagaaatacaaagtctgtcacggcctccacggtttctccctctattttccagttgtcaatcattcttgttgccataatcttggtttttttgacgtttagctgcaacccagcttttgcgctttcttctttccccttgattagaaggctcctcagctcctcctcgctttcggccatcagagtggtgtcatctgcatatctgaggttgttaatgtttcttccagcaattttcaccccagctttgcattcatcaagccccacacatcgcatgatgtgttctgcatacaagttaaaaaggttgggtgagaggatgcagccttgccgtacgcctttcccaatcttgaaccagtctgttgttccgtggtcagttcttactgttgcttcttggtccttgtacagattcctcaggagagagacaaggtggcttggtatgcccatcccaccaagaacttgccacaatttattatgatccacacagtcaaaggctttagaatagtcaatgaagcagaagtagatgtttttctgaaactccctgcttttctccattatccagcggatattggcaatttggtctctcgttcctctaccttttctaaacccagcttgaacatctggcaactctcgctccatgtattgctggagtcttccttgcaggatcttgagcattaccttactggcatgagaaataagggccactgtacggaagtttgagcagtctttcgcatttcccttttttggtatggggatataagttgattttttccagtctgatggctggAATATATATGAAATAGATACAGTCCATGGAAAGATACAAGTTTTATATATAAAGTCATgaagaataaatgcaatttattaaAAGTTTAGAATTTAGAGGTTTCTGGCGGTCTTGATCTTCTGATGCTTTGAACTATCACAAATCTGGAAagggtattttaaaaaaaggaaaatcatatatttatttcagatctgttggtaaactataaatctttgggggggggagggtggtcTGTGGTTCTTTCAGAATGTCCTTTTCTCCACACTCTGCTGTCCTTATAGGAAGTAAATTGCCTTTAAATAAATTGAAATCCattcacttttttttccttttcttttacaaaACAATCACTTTCTGGACTAGAATAGGCTCATGCAGTCCATTAGTGCAGTTTGGTTAGCTGTAATTATTGTATGAAAC containing:
- the LOC132779679 gene encoding protein lifeguard 1-like produces the protein MEASLPICFLGDIVYIRYQHPGGDSPEVTSSVKIFVEEDLSSISNQQHTGEKPQEEHTSVQFPTRVRAARSSPSHGRRPRSTRSAHLRRRKMVTFVDDEGPFSDKTLRRAFLRKIYLMLTIHLSFTVGIICMFIYWKYLTIWVRRRPWFCYALLPAILILAIALACCDQARRRFPLNIILLSMFTVLEGTLLGSIAAFFDAEAVMWAVGATAVIMFGFSIFAFQSKWDLTITSGVLFILGFVLAIFGVLAAILQSMWLRIIYGAFGSLLFSVYLLVDTQLMLGKKHHYRLEPNDYIFAVLNVYIDIINTCLFVLKFVGFLK